In one Portunus trituberculatus isolate SZX2019 chromosome 31, ASM1759143v1, whole genome shotgun sequence genomic region, the following are encoded:
- the LOC123511540 gene encoding uncharacterized protein LOC123511540 isoform X1, protein MEQRSKLFGFKVISILDGKGRGVLQRVLAWGTPGKSPSITLDAYLSSLPEDSTASYRYTKIKFNKSEINQLRQCSSCSQCDITLLFKAIKLACENVASFEDRRWVEPSKELEYYLTCIKNKRNEVFHGHREMSHPEFLRTAADIRELLVATLTAAGHRYDKTEREVTKEIEGVHSEIDRIMEEVLGEEELLMEKGDMLTKDFIEEADRRVRLMLEETVYLDPMSFLSGTTLRPHVESIFCRIKIKQSQPGHKEGNVEYADILTLVQGSETPTSEETRQSSPPTPAKYRTTLNFQCIASSAIRCFFKKKPVQQKVPTPSQQTRTSMGRPQLLLVQGVAGSGKTTLLSLIMAEYMKTVGDRILRGLDQYDLLLRVQCRDHHSSSFGGLLQQLMPDQFLKYRNILLPLLKRCRVLVLIDGLDEVNNNSSKLVKDILHEAKNARGFTLVCTSRPEKVTDFLPTIPSEYIVIRMELTGIPESERLSFVLRHHRLITQQVPGCRSSADDLQQIMNEIGAREQFRLPLNLLFLTWIFSHDPSFSASTITQSELYFRIHELCQQRLLDRLSRSANAMDRWTLQKKLQEVVQELYRVCVVGLSRCQLSLSKEDEDSLRSACIARGLPHQEVLSAFLILKATWSPWGIQEQYSPPHKGLQDFYGALYVVPLVGKGNAKSIKDKILGSGKVDLSVFQYMLRHVAALLPHPVKEDAADQVVNLLKTAGMRYEDHWLDLIEDTKAAPAIVVSVAQHFPVPEDIMIKDTHVKSYTALLPHLPPSRVGIVLNRDPRDVMELFEALSGHACTRLYFRHHFRYPSITDTSDAILQQVLASNKLEDFGGHLSEIGVAELPSCLKKLSLAVVGDDHARRILLAIQDQPTRLPLLHNLEIHVPLASLSSTTLPQLPDAGDVMVYLSSVTDYNIPKACQVAGALQPPSGYMGISFPKMGVTVDGWKKLLDGLEQQKVKTVGLEAPAACLPSELRIQLREQAKKTLSAYFFRRTFDDW, encoded by the exons ATGGAACAAAGAAGTAAACTCTTTGGCTTTAAGGTTATCAGTATCCTGGATGGCAAAGGCAGGGGCGTTTTACAGCGCGTTCTAGCCTGGGGCACGCCTGGCAAATCTCCTTCAATCACTCTCGATGCGTATCTCAGCAGTCTCCCGGAGGACTCCACCGCCAGCTACAGGTACACGAAGATAAAGTTCAATAAATCAGAAATCAACCAGCTACGCCAGTGTTCCTCGTGCTCCCAGTGTGACATCACGCTGCTCTTCAAGGCCATCAAGCTGGCCTGCGAAAACGTGGCGAGCTTCGAGGACCGCCGCTGGGTCGAGCCAAGCAAGGAACTGGAGTACTACTTGACGTGTATCAAAAACAAGCGTAATGAAGTTTTCCATGGACACAGGGAAATGAGTCACCCCGAGTTCTTGAGGACCGCAGCGGACATTCGAGAGTTGTTAGTGGCCACTTTGACCGCAGCGGGGCATAGATATGACAAGACTGAGAGAGAAGTTACCAAGGAGATTGAGGGAGTCCACAGCGAGATCGATAGAATTATGGAGGAGGTGCTCGGGGAAGAGGAACTTCTGATGGAAAAAGGCGATATGCTGACGAAAGATTTCATCGAGGAGGCTGACCGTCGCGTGCGGCTGATGCTAGAGGAGACCGTGTACCTGGATCCCATGTCCTTCCTGAGTGGCACCACCCTGCGGCCTCACGTGGAGAGCATATTTTGCCGTATAAAAATCAAGCAGAGTCAACCCGGTCATAAAGAAGGGAACGTGGAGTATGCAGATATACTGACTTTAGTGCAGGGATCCGAAACGCCAACAAGCGAGGAAACACGCCAATCTTCACCACCAACGCCAGCAAAATACAGAACTACTCTCAACTTTCAGTGTATTGCAAGTAGTGCCATAAGATGTTTCTTTAAGAAGAAACCCGTTCAACAAAAAGTGcccacaccatcacaacaaACAAGGACATCGATGGGCCGCCCGCAACTCCTGCTGGTACAGGGCGTAGCTGGCAGCGGGAAAACAACGCTGTTGTCGCTCATCATGGCGGAATACATGAAGACCGTGGGAGACCGTATACTTAGGGGTCTGGACCAGTACGATCTGCTGCTACGTGTGCAGTGCCGGGACCACCACAGCAGCTCCTTCGGTGGCCTCCTGCAGCAGCTCATGCCGGACCAGTTCCTCAAGTACCGCAACATTCTGCTGCCGCTCCTCAAAAGGTGTAGGGTGCTGGTTCTCATCGACGGACTCGATGAGGTTAATAATAATTCAAGCAAACTCGTGAAAGACATCTTGCACGAGGCGAAAAACGCAAGGGGCTTCACACTTGTGTGTACGTCCCGCCCAGAGAAAGTCACAGATTTTCTGCCCACGATTCCCTCAGAATACATAGTCATTCGTATGGAATTGACGGGCATACCGGAGTCCGAGCGCCTCAGCTTCGTGCTGCGGCACCACCGCCTCATCACGCAGCAAGTGCCAGGGTGTCGAAGTAGCGCAGATGATCTGCAGCAAATCATGAATGAGATTGGTGCAAGAGAGCAATTCAGACTTCCCCTTAACCTTCTATTTCTTACTTGGATATTCAGCCACGATCCCAGTTTTTCAGCCTCGACCATCACCCAGTCGGAGCTTTACTTCAGGATTCACGAGCTGTGCCAACAAAGACTGCTAGATAGACTGAGTCGTTCTGCCAACGCAATGGATAGATGGACTCTACAAAAAAAGTTACAAGAGGTCGTACAGGAACTGTATCGTGTATGTGTGGTTGGTCTGTCTCGCTGTCAACTTTCCCTATCTAAGGAAGACGAAGACTCGCTCAGATCGGCGTGTATCGCTCGTGGACTCCCGCACCAAGAGGTGTTATCTGCATTCCTCATTCTCAAAGCAACGTGGAGCCCATGGGGAATCCAAGAGCAATATTCGCCTCCTCACAAAGGTCTACAGGATTTCTATGGAGCTTTGTATGTTGTACCTTTGGTGGGCAAAGGAAATGCAAAATCTATTAAAGATAAGATCCTCGGTTCAGGAAAAGtagacttgtctgtcttccaGTACATGTTGAGGCACGTGGCAGCTCTACTTCCTCATCCAGTGAAGGAGGATGCAGCAGACCAGGTAGTGAATCTCCTGAAAACAGCGGGCATGAGATACGAAGACCACTGGTTGGATCTGATTGAAGACACCAAGGCAGCCCCAGCAATTGTCGTCTCCGTGGCCCAGCACTTCCCAGTCCCGGAGGACATCATGATAAAGGACACACACGTCAAGAGCTATACTGCCTTGCTGCCGCACTTGCCGCCTTCACGAGTTGGGATTGTACTGAACAGAGACCCAAGGGATGTGATGGAACTGTTTGAAGCACTCAGCGGCCACGCCTGTACTCGACTTTATTTTCGTCACCACTTCCGGTACCCGAGCATCACTGACACATCAGATGCTATCCTGCAGCAGGTGCTGGCCAG CAATAAACTAGAAGACTTCGGAGGCCACCTGAGCGAGATTGGAGTGGCTGAGTTACCATCCTGCCTGAAGAAACTAAGCCTGGCAGTCGTGGGAGACGACCACGCACGCCGCATCCTCCTCGCAATTCAAGACCAACCCACTcggctccctctcctccataaTCTGG AGATCCACGTTCCTCTAGCATCCCTGTCCTCGACGACTCTTCCTCAGTTGCCCGATGCCGGAGACGTCATGGTCTACCTCTCCAGTGTCACAGACTACAATATTCCTAAGGCCTGTCAAGTGGCCGGCGCGCTGCAGCCTCCCTCAGG GTACATGGGCATCAGCTTCCCTAAGATGGGCGTAACGGTGGACGGATGGAAAAAGCTGCTGGACGGACTAGAGCAGCAGAAAGTGAAGACAGTAGGACTGGAGGCTCCAGCTGCCTGCCTCCCCAGTGAGCTACGTATTCAGTTACGAGAACAAGCCAAGAAGACGCTGTCCGCTTACTTTTTCAG ACGAACCTTCGATGACtggtag
- the LOC123511540 gene encoding uncharacterized protein LOC123511540 isoform X2 yields MEQRSKLFGFKVISILDGKGRGVLQRVLAWGTPGKSPSITLDAYLSSLPEDSTASYRYTKIKFNKSEINQLRQCSSCSQCDITLLFKAIKLACENVASFEDRRWVEPSKELEYYLTCIKNKRNEVFHGHREMSHPEFLRTAADIRELLVATLTAAGHRYDKTEREVTKEIEGVHSEIDRIMEEVLGEEELLMEKGDMLTKDFIEEADRRVRLMLEETVYLDPMSFLSGTTLRPHVESIFCRIKIKQSQPGHKEGNVEYADILTLVQGSETPTSEETRQSSPPTPAKYRTTLNFQCIASSAIRCFFKKKPVQQKVPTPSQQTRTSMGRPQLLLVQGVAGSGKTTLLSLIMAEYMKTVGDRILRGLDQYDLLLRVQCRDHHSSSFGGLLQQLMPDQFLKYRNILLPLLKRCRVLVLIDGLDEVNNNSSKLVKDILHEAKNARGFTLVCTSRPEKVTDFLPTIPSEYIVIRMELTGIPESERLSFVLRHHRLITQQVPGCRSSADDLQQIMNEIGAREQFRLPLNLLFLTWIFSHDPSFSASTITQSELYFRIHELCQQRLLDRLSRSANAMDRWTLQKKLQEVVQELYRVCVVGLSRCQLSLSKEDEDSLRSACIARGLPHQEVLSAFLILKATWSPWGIQEQYSPPHKGLQDFYGALYVVPLVGKGNAKSIKDKILGSGKVDLSVFQYMLRHVAALLPHPVKEDAADQVVNLLKTAGMRYEDHWLDLIEDTKAAPAIVVSVAQHFPVPEDIMIKDTHVKSYTALLPHLPPSRVGIVLNRDPRDVMELFEALSGHACTRLYFRHHFRYPSITDTSDAILQQVLASNKLEDFGGHLSEIGVAELPSCLKKLSLAVVGDDHARRILLAIQDQPTRLPLLHNLGTWASASLRWA; encoded by the exons ATGGAACAAAGAAGTAAACTCTTTGGCTTTAAGGTTATCAGTATCCTGGATGGCAAAGGCAGGGGCGTTTTACAGCGCGTTCTAGCCTGGGGCACGCCTGGCAAATCTCCTTCAATCACTCTCGATGCGTATCTCAGCAGTCTCCCGGAGGACTCCACCGCCAGCTACAGGTACACGAAGATAAAGTTCAATAAATCAGAAATCAACCAGCTACGCCAGTGTTCCTCGTGCTCCCAGTGTGACATCACGCTGCTCTTCAAGGCCATCAAGCTGGCCTGCGAAAACGTGGCGAGCTTCGAGGACCGCCGCTGGGTCGAGCCAAGCAAGGAACTGGAGTACTACTTGACGTGTATCAAAAACAAGCGTAATGAAGTTTTCCATGGACACAGGGAAATGAGTCACCCCGAGTTCTTGAGGACCGCAGCGGACATTCGAGAGTTGTTAGTGGCCACTTTGACCGCAGCGGGGCATAGATATGACAAGACTGAGAGAGAAGTTACCAAGGAGATTGAGGGAGTCCACAGCGAGATCGATAGAATTATGGAGGAGGTGCTCGGGGAAGAGGAACTTCTGATGGAAAAAGGCGATATGCTGACGAAAGATTTCATCGAGGAGGCTGACCGTCGCGTGCGGCTGATGCTAGAGGAGACCGTGTACCTGGATCCCATGTCCTTCCTGAGTGGCACCACCCTGCGGCCTCACGTGGAGAGCATATTTTGCCGTATAAAAATCAAGCAGAGTCAACCCGGTCATAAAGAAGGGAACGTGGAGTATGCAGATATACTGACTTTAGTGCAGGGATCCGAAACGCCAACAAGCGAGGAAACACGCCAATCTTCACCACCAACGCCAGCAAAATACAGAACTACTCTCAACTTTCAGTGTATTGCAAGTAGTGCCATAAGATGTTTCTTTAAGAAGAAACCCGTTCAACAAAAAGTGcccacaccatcacaacaaACAAGGACATCGATGGGCCGCCCGCAACTCCTGCTGGTACAGGGCGTAGCTGGCAGCGGGAAAACAACGCTGTTGTCGCTCATCATGGCGGAATACATGAAGACCGTGGGAGACCGTATACTTAGGGGTCTGGACCAGTACGATCTGCTGCTACGTGTGCAGTGCCGGGACCACCACAGCAGCTCCTTCGGTGGCCTCCTGCAGCAGCTCATGCCGGACCAGTTCCTCAAGTACCGCAACATTCTGCTGCCGCTCCTCAAAAGGTGTAGGGTGCTGGTTCTCATCGACGGACTCGATGAGGTTAATAATAATTCAAGCAAACTCGTGAAAGACATCTTGCACGAGGCGAAAAACGCAAGGGGCTTCACACTTGTGTGTACGTCCCGCCCAGAGAAAGTCACAGATTTTCTGCCCACGATTCCCTCAGAATACATAGTCATTCGTATGGAATTGACGGGCATACCGGAGTCCGAGCGCCTCAGCTTCGTGCTGCGGCACCACCGCCTCATCACGCAGCAAGTGCCAGGGTGTCGAAGTAGCGCAGATGATCTGCAGCAAATCATGAATGAGATTGGTGCAAGAGAGCAATTCAGACTTCCCCTTAACCTTCTATTTCTTACTTGGATATTCAGCCACGATCCCAGTTTTTCAGCCTCGACCATCACCCAGTCGGAGCTTTACTTCAGGATTCACGAGCTGTGCCAACAAAGACTGCTAGATAGACTGAGTCGTTCTGCCAACGCAATGGATAGATGGACTCTACAAAAAAAGTTACAAGAGGTCGTACAGGAACTGTATCGTGTATGTGTGGTTGGTCTGTCTCGCTGTCAACTTTCCCTATCTAAGGAAGACGAAGACTCGCTCAGATCGGCGTGTATCGCTCGTGGACTCCCGCACCAAGAGGTGTTATCTGCATTCCTCATTCTCAAAGCAACGTGGAGCCCATGGGGAATCCAAGAGCAATATTCGCCTCCTCACAAAGGTCTACAGGATTTCTATGGAGCTTTGTATGTTGTACCTTTGGTGGGCAAAGGAAATGCAAAATCTATTAAAGATAAGATCCTCGGTTCAGGAAAAGtagacttgtctgtcttccaGTACATGTTGAGGCACGTGGCAGCTCTACTTCCTCATCCAGTGAAGGAGGATGCAGCAGACCAGGTAGTGAATCTCCTGAAAACAGCGGGCATGAGATACGAAGACCACTGGTTGGATCTGATTGAAGACACCAAGGCAGCCCCAGCAATTGTCGTCTCCGTGGCCCAGCACTTCCCAGTCCCGGAGGACATCATGATAAAGGACACACACGTCAAGAGCTATACTGCCTTGCTGCCGCACTTGCCGCCTTCACGAGTTGGGATTGTACTGAACAGAGACCCAAGGGATGTGATGGAACTGTTTGAAGCACTCAGCGGCCACGCCTGTACTCGACTTTATTTTCGTCACCACTTCCGGTACCCGAGCATCACTGACACATCAGATGCTATCCTGCAGCAGGTGCTGGCCAG CAATAAACTAGAAGACTTCGGAGGCCACCTGAGCGAGATTGGAGTGGCTGAGTTACCATCCTGCCTGAAGAAACTAAGCCTGGCAGTCGTGGGAGACGACCACGCACGCCGCATCCTCCTCGCAATTCAAGACCAACCCACTcggctccctctcctccataaTCTGG GTACATGGGCATCAGCTTCCCTAAGATGGGCGTAA